In the genome of Leeuwenhoekiella sp. MAR_2009_132, one region contains:
- a CDS encoding thioredoxin family protein has product MKRFILLLIVCCGSLAAQDRAQINWISWEQLEDSLVEKPKKTFIFFHADWCAYCKKIDRVVFTKPEVIKKINKEFYALRMNVETTDTIHFDGQIFTNKQHLTKRNGVHELPLLQATRPNKPFSLPVTLIFNKDFTVEKRIFEYYTSGLLLGFLDD; this is encoded by the coding sequence ATGAAAAGATTTATTCTTCTTCTTATTGTATGCTGCGGAAGCCTTGCCGCTCAGGATCGGGCGCAAATCAATTGGATTAGCTGGGAACAACTAGAAGATTCTTTAGTTGAAAAACCCAAAAAAACATTCATCTTCTTTCACGCCGACTGGTGTGCATATTGTAAAAAAATAGACCGTGTTGTATTTACTAAGCCTGAAGTGATCAAAAAAATAAATAAAGAATTTTATGCCCTACGCATGAATGTAGAAACCACAGACACCATACATTTTGATGGTCAAATCTTTACAAACAAACAACATCTCACTAAACGAAATGGTGTTCACGAGCTCCCACTCCTACAAGCTACGCGACCTAATAAACCCTTCTCATTACCGGTAACCTTGATTTTTAATAAAGACTTCACCGTAGAAAAACGCATTTTTGAATATTATACCTCAGGTTTATTGCTTGGTTTTTTAGACGACTAA
- a CDS encoding SCO family protein, with product MLQFFAKYKKFAIVMVILSAVILYIFYTLLKPEPSLPIYQPTMVDNTLVDSTVQFVKKYHKIADFKLVNQNGDTITQKDYPGIYVADFFFTTCQTICPIMTEHMVQIQEKLKNNPKVKLLSHTVIPATDTVAQLKRYAIEKGVNDAQWNLVTGPKKEIYELARKSYLAVKTAGNGDKYDMIHTENFMLIDSEKRIRGFYDGTDPEAIEQLLEDIAILQQIESRVYD from the coding sequence ATGCTTCAGTTTTTTGCTAAGTACAAAAAGTTTGCCATTGTAATGGTGATCCTTTCCGCAGTAATTCTTTACATATTTTATACCCTTCTTAAACCAGAACCCAGCCTGCCTATTTACCAACCTACGATGGTAGATAATACACTTGTAGACAGCACGGTTCAGTTTGTAAAAAAATACCACAAAATTGCCGACTTTAAACTGGTTAATCAAAACGGAGATACCATTACTCAAAAAGACTATCCCGGGATTTACGTAGCCGATTTTTTCTTTACCACCTGCCAGACGATTTGCCCTATTATGACCGAACATATGGTGCAAATACAGGAAAAGCTTAAAAACAATCCCAAAGTAAAACTACTCTCACACACGGTGATACCTGCAACAGATACCGTAGCTCAATTAAAACGCTATGCTATAGAAAAAGGGGTTAATGATGCACAATGGAATCTCGTTACAGGACCCAAAAAAGAAATTTATGAGCTGGCGCGAAAGAGTTATTTGGCTGTAAAAACTGCGGGAAATGGCGATAAATATGATATGATACATACTGAAAATTTTATGCTCATTGATTCTGAAAAACGAATTAGAGGCTTTTATGACGGTACAGATCCCGAAGCTATTGAGCAATTGCTAGAAGACATTGCTATACTTCAACAAATTGAAAGTCGGGTTTACGACTAA
- a CDS encoding FeoB-associated Cys-rich membrane protein: MIQNIIVLLIFLVAVGYLVTKYVWKPAFLSSKSGDKSCGSDNCGCH; this comes from the coding sequence ATGATACAGAATATAATAGTACTTCTTATTTTTTTAGTTGCTGTAGGATATCTTGTAACTAAATATGTTTGGAAACCAGCATTTTTAAGCAGCAAATCGGGTGATAAATCCTGTGGAAGCGATAACTGTGGCTGTCACTAA
- the feoB gene encoding ferrous iron transport protein B: MSKQLNVALIGNPNTGKTSVFNQLTGLKQQVGNYPGITVEKKEGICKLPRGVKAHILDLPGTYSLNASSLDENVVIELLLNKNDKDYPDVAVVVSDVENLKRNLLLFTQIKDLKIPTILVINMADRMQRKAITLDIEKLEERLQTKIALVSSRKNTGFENLKELITNYKELSVEPCVNASVIAPEYFDRLRKAFPKQDLYKLWLVITQDVNFGKLDRNEMQSITSFQTESKSNLKRLQQKETIVRYQFINGVLKETLSIDHLAAKDLRSRLDRVLTHKFWGYIIFFAILLLIFQAIYDWSSYPMDLIDESFAAMGEWVRNTMPPGAFTSLIAEGIIPGLGGIVIFIPQIAFLFLFISILEESGYMSRVVFLMDRIMRRFGLSGKSVVPLVSGTACAIPAIMATRNIENWKERLITILVTPFTTCSARLPVYLIIISLVIPDQQVLYIFNLQSLVLMGLYLIGFGTAILSAWLLDRILKIKSRTFFVIEMPNYKLPLFKNVAYNVIEKTKSFIVGAGKIILAISIVLWVLASNGPGDAFNNAEANAVERMQAGDFPESELDKHIASEKLEYSYIGYMGKAIEPVVRPLGYDWKIGIAIVSSFAAREVFVGTLATIYSVGSDEEETIKNRMAGEVNPILGGPLFNLASGVSLLLFYAFAMQCMSTLAIVKRETNTWKWPILQVVIMSGFAYVVALIAYQVLI, translated from the coding sequence ATGAGTAAACAGTTAAACGTAGCCCTTATAGGAAACCCTAATACCGGTAAGACTTCCGTTTTTAATCAATTAACCGGTCTTAAACAACAGGTAGGAAACTACCCGGGAATTACGGTAGAAAAGAAAGAAGGTATATGCAAACTTCCTCGAGGGGTTAAAGCACATATACTTGATCTTCCTGGTACCTACAGCCTTAATGCCAGCTCTCTTGATGAGAATGTGGTTATAGAATTACTTTTAAATAAAAACGATAAAGATTATCCAGACGTCGCCGTTGTGGTTTCTGATGTAGAAAACCTAAAACGGAATCTGCTGCTGTTTACTCAAATTAAAGATTTAAAAATACCTACGATTCTGGTTATCAATATGGCAGATCGTATGCAGCGTAAAGCCATTACGCTAGATATTGAAAAGCTTGAAGAGCGTCTGCAGACCAAAATTGCACTGGTGAGCTCGCGTAAAAACACCGGCTTTGAGAATCTTAAAGAACTAATTACAAATTATAAAGAACTCTCTGTTGAACCTTGTGTAAATGCTTCGGTAATTGCGCCAGAATACTTTGATCGCTTACGCAAAGCATTTCCGAAACAGGATTTGTACAAATTATGGTTGGTTATTACCCAGGATGTAAATTTTGGTAAACTTGACCGTAATGAAATGCAAAGTATTACCAGTTTTCAAACCGAAAGTAAATCTAATCTTAAACGTTTACAGCAAAAAGAAACTATTGTACGCTACCAGTTTATAAATGGTGTTCTAAAAGAAACACTGAGTATAGATCATCTGGCAGCTAAAGATTTGCGCAGCAGACTAGATCGCGTGCTTACTCATAAATTCTGGGGATACATCATATTTTTTGCGATTTTACTGCTTATTTTTCAGGCGATTTACGACTGGTCTTCCTACCCTATGGACCTTATTGATGAGTCTTTTGCCGCAATGGGAGAATGGGTACGTAATACGATGCCACCGGGTGCGTTTACAAGTCTTATCGCCGAAGGAATCATACCCGGTTTAGGAGGTATTGTAATTTTTATTCCGCAGATTGCCTTTTTATTTCTCTTTATTTCTATACTCGAAGAAAGTGGGTATATGAGTCGTGTGGTCTTTTTGATGGATCGTATTATGCGTCGTTTTGGCCTAAGCGGAAAAAGCGTTGTACCACTGGTTTCGGGTACTGCCTGTGCGATTCCTGCGATTATGGCTACCCGTAATATCGAAAACTGGAAAGAACGCCTTATTACCATTCTCGTCACCCCATTTACAACCTGTAGCGCACGATTGCCGGTATATCTTATCATCATCTCATTAGTTATACCAGACCAACAAGTACTTTACATTTTCAATCTACAGAGTTTAGTACTTATGGGGTTATACCTCATTGGGTTTGGTACCGCAATACTTTCTGCCTGGCTTTTAGATCGAATACTTAAAATTAAAAGCCGTACCTTTTTTGTTATTGAGATGCCTAACTATAAGCTTCCGTTGTTTAAAAACGTTGCTTATAATGTGATCGAAAAGACAAAATCATTTATCGTAGGTGCCGGTAAAATAATTCTTGCAATCTCTATTGTGCTGTGGGTTTTAGCTTCTAATGGTCCCGGAGATGCTTTTAATAATGCCGAAGCAAATGCTGTTGAACGCATGCAAGCCGGAGATTTCCCAGAAAGCGAACTCGATAAACACATCGCTTCAGAAAAACTGGAATACAGCTACATTGGCTATATGGGTAAAGCTATAGAACCTGTTGTGCGTCCTTTAGGTTACGATTGGAAGATAGGCATCGCTATTGTAAGTTCATTTGCAGCCCGTGAAGTATTTGTAGGCACGCTAGCAACCATTTATAGCGTAGGTAGTGACGAAGAAGAAACTATTAAAAACAGAATGGCAGGCGAAGTAAATCCTATTTTAGGTGGCCCGCTGTTTAATCTGGCAAGTGGTGTTTCCCTCCTATTATTTTACGCTTTTGCAATGCAATGTATGAGTACTCTGGCAATTGTTAAACGAGAGACCAATACCTGGAAGTGGCCCATACTACAAGTCGTAATTATGAGTGGTTTTGCCTATGTAGTTGCTTTAATTGCTTATCAAGTATTGATTTAA
- a CDS encoding TonB-dependent receptor has translation MTFAQETITIHGNISHNNTKLPFATILVSDTTIGVAADENGFFQLDVPDKYITLVIQAVGIKTLKKTINPAEFVEKPLNINLTEDLLSLEEVVVSATRNRISKKKAAVIVNVLSPKLFKATQSISLADGLNYQPGVRVETNCQNCGFTQVRLNGLGGQYTQVLLNSRPVFSALNGVYGLEQIPVSIIDRVEVVRSGGSALFGSSAIAGTINIITKEPINNSWEVNSSLGLINGETPDRNLNINSSIVSEDLTAGITLYGMYRNRDAFDANDDDFSEITKLTNNSFGMKTFYRPNDNSKLGLDFTAIKEYRRGGDRLDLAPQFTDITEELDHNTIFAGVDYELFNDSRTNNLTAYASIQHTNRDSYYGGLGGGRTRVDSTAANNSFGKTTDIAFVAGTKFTHTFKNNDVLTSGLEYQLNDTEDAILGYNRVVDQEVNSLGFYSQYEWKPTERFTTLIGARLDHITIDGFYQIQNVSRTSTVSQAVFSPRLTLLYNFTDDLQFRGGYARGFRAPQAFNEDLHISSVGGEQRFVILSNDLESEFSNAYTASLNFTKEFNKVQTSLLVEGFYTTLENPFTLVSTGASLPNGSILEESRNGNGAYVAGTNIEFNVSPNKALLFQAGITYQQSIYNENQILFEADGSNPNESDVLTDQFVRSPNVYGFFNTNWTVNEALKVDFTGSYTGTMIAPHVITESGFIKLEDTPSFMDVTSKITYHFDLTEHLHIELSGGVQNVFNSYQNDFDQGALRDSNYIYGPNRPRTVFFGIRFGDF, from the coding sequence GTGACTTTTGCACAAGAAACCATCACAATACACGGCAACATCTCGCATAATAACACAAAACTACCCTTTGCGACGATTCTGGTTAGTGATACAACAATCGGAGTTGCTGCAGATGAAAACGGGTTTTTTCAACTTGATGTTCCTGATAAATACATCACATTAGTGATTCAAGCAGTAGGTATTAAAACTTTAAAAAAAACAATTAATCCCGCAGAGTTTGTTGAAAAGCCACTTAATATCAACCTTACTGAAGATTTACTGAGTTTAGAAGAGGTGGTGGTTAGCGCTACGCGGAATAGAATAAGCAAGAAAAAAGCGGCAGTAATTGTAAATGTCTTAAGTCCGAAACTGTTTAAAGCAACACAATCTATTTCGCTTGCAGACGGTTTAAATTATCAACCGGGCGTTCGGGTAGAAACCAATTGTCAAAATTGCGGATTTACGCAGGTGCGCCTTAATGGTTTGGGTGGTCAATACACACAGGTTTTATTGAATAGTCGCCCAGTTTTTAGCGCACTTAATGGCGTGTATGGTCTTGAACAAATTCCGGTTAGTATCATCGACCGTGTAGAAGTGGTACGTAGTGGTGGCTCTGCACTTTTTGGGTCTAGCGCAATCGCCGGAACGATAAATATTATTACTAAAGAACCCATTAACAACAGCTGGGAAGTAAACAGCAGTCTTGGTTTAATAAATGGTGAAACTCCAGACCGTAACCTCAATATAAATTCATCAATTGTAAGCGAAGATTTGACCGCCGGAATTACACTTTACGGAATGTATCGCAATCGTGATGCATTTGATGCTAATGATGACGATTTTAGTGAAATAACGAAACTCACTAATAATTCATTTGGAATGAAAACATTTTATCGTCCTAACGATAATAGTAAGCTGGGCTTAGATTTTACAGCGATTAAAGAATACAGGCGTGGTGGAGATCGGCTTGATTTGGCACCACAATTTACAGATATCACTGAAGAGCTAGACCACAATACGATTTTTGCGGGTGTAGATTATGAGTTGTTTAATGACTCTCGCACCAATAATCTTACGGCTTACGCTTCGATACAACACACCAATCGGGACAGTTATTACGGCGGATTAGGCGGCGGCCGAACGCGAGTAGATTCTACTGCTGCAAACAATTCTTTCGGAAAAACTACAGATATTGCTTTTGTGGCTGGCACTAAATTCACACATACATTTAAGAATAATGATGTGCTCACCTCAGGCTTAGAGTATCAACTTAACGATACCGAGGATGCTATTTTAGGTTATAATCGTGTAGTTGATCAAGAAGTGAATAGCTTAGGTTTTTACAGTCAGTATGAGTGGAAACCTACAGAGCGTTTTACCACATTAATAGGCGCGCGGCTAGACCACATTACTATTGATGGGTTTTATCAAATTCAAAATGTTTCCCGCACCTCAACAGTTTCTCAAGCAGTTTTCAGTCCGCGATTAACCTTGCTTTACAACTTTACAGATGACCTTCAGTTTAGAGGAGGTTACGCACGCGGCTTTCGAGCTCCGCAAGCTTTTAATGAAGATCTGCACATCAGTTCGGTAGGTGGTGAGCAACGCTTCGTAATTTTATCAAACGATCTGGAAAGCGAATTCTCAAATGCTTATACAGCATCTTTAAATTTCACAAAAGAGTTCAATAAAGTACAAACCAGTTTGCTGGTAGAAGGCTTTTACACCACACTAGAAAACCCATTTACTCTGGTGAGCACGGGTGCTTCATTACCCAATGGTTCTATTCTTGAAGAATCTCGTAACGGTAACGGCGCCTACGTAGCAGGTACTAATATTGAATTTAATGTATCTCCAAACAAGGCTTTGTTGTTTCAGGCAGGAATTACCTACCAACAATCTATTTACAACGAAAACCAAATTCTCTTTGAAGCCGATGGAAGCAACCCCAATGAGTCTGATGTTTTGACAGATCAATTTGTACGATCGCCTAATGTATATGGCTTTTTTAATACCAACTGGACGGTAAATGAAGCCTTAAAGGTTGACTTTACCGGAAGTTATACCGGCACTATGATTGCCCCTCACGTGATTACCGAAAGTGGCTTTATAAAACTGGAAGACACCCCATCTTTTATGGATGTTACATCCAAAATTACCTATCATTTTGACCTGACAGAACACCTGCATATAGAATTAAGTGGTGGGGTTCAAAATGTGTTTAACAGCTATCAAAACGACTTTGACCAAGGCGCGCTTAGAGACTCAAATTATATTTATGGTCCTAATAGACCGCGCACTGTTTTCTTCGGAATACGTTTTGGCGACTTCTAA
- a CDS encoding ZIP family metal transporter produces the protein MNEIIDYFETLDPVMGAFLATLFTWGVTALGASLVFFFKGMNRKVFDAMLGFAGGVMVAASFWSLLAPGIEMSPGEGFIKVIPAAVGFALGAAFLFGLDKVLPHLHVNFKEEDKEGIRSPWHKSVLLTLAITLHNIPEGLAVGVLFGGVAAGFDGATIGGAVALAIGIGLQNFPEGFAVAVPLRKQGFSRWKSFHYGQLSAIVEPIAAVIGAYAVMTFKPILPYALAFAAGAMIFVVVEEVVPESQQGSNTDIATLGFIGGFILMMTLDVGLG, from the coding sequence ATGAATGAAATAATAGATTATTTTGAAACCTTAGACCCGGTTATGGGTGCTTTTTTAGCGACACTTTTTACGTGGGGTGTGACCGCTTTAGGCGCCTCTCTGGTTTTCTTTTTTAAAGGGATGAATCGTAAGGTTTTTGATGCAATGTTAGGATTTGCAGGAGGCGTCATGGTTGCCGCTAGTTTCTGGAGTTTACTGGCACCGGGAATCGAAATGAGCCCCGGGGAAGGTTTTATAAAAGTGATACCCGCAGCAGTGGGATTTGCTCTGGGTGCTGCATTTTTGTTTGGTTTAGACAAAGTATTGCCACATTTACACGTAAACTTTAAAGAGGAAGATAAAGAAGGTATTCGCAGTCCCTGGCATAAATCGGTATTGTTAACGCTGGCGATAACGCTTCACAACATCCCCGAAGGTCTTGCGGTAGGGGTGTTGTTTGGTGGTGTTGCGGCCGGTTTTGATGGCGCAACCATAGGGGGTGCCGTGGCGCTTGCCATAGGTATAGGTTTGCAAAATTTCCCGGAAGGTTTTGCAGTTGCCGTACCCTTACGCAAACAAGGTTTCAGTAGATGGAAGAGTTTTCACTACGGTCAGCTTTCTGCGATCGTTGAGCCTATTGCAGCAGTAATAGGTGCCTATGCGGTAATGACTTTTAAACCTATTTTACCGTATGCTTTAGCTTTTGCCGCAGGAGCCATGATTTTTGTGGTAGTAGAAGAAGTAGTTCCCGAATCGCAACAAGGGAGTAATACAGATATTGCCACACTAGGCTTTATAGGAGGATTTATTCTAATGATGACACTTGATGTAGGGCTAGGATAA
- a CDS encoding ferrous iron transport protein A, producing the protein MVPLKLLEMGCLPGNEVELVQIAPFKDPMYLNINGSHLAIRKETASHILVEKLSQ; encoded by the coding sequence ATGGTACCTCTTAAGCTTTTAGAAATGGGCTGCCTGCCCGGTAATGAAGTAGAATTGGTTCAGATTGCACCGTTTAAAGACCCCATGTATCTCAACATCAATGGTAGTCACCTGGCAATACGTAAAGAAACTGCCAGTCATATCCTTGTAGAAAAGCTCTCGCAATGA
- the rseP gene encoding RIP metalloprotease RseP: MDPFFVKGAQLFLSLSILIVLHEFGHFIPARLFKIRVEKFFLFFDVKFALFKKQIGETVYGIGWLPLGGYVKIAGMIDESMDKEAMAQEPKEWEFRSKPAWQRLIVMIGGVTVNIVLGFFIYIMIIATYGDEYSTPEDLKYGFGFTPTMEQYGFEQGDKILAVNGEELEDQLAFPQMLMMRDVSKVTVLHENGSQEELSLPDDIGMQLFKSGEMFGVNFPRTPVYLDSVFGGAEQAGVLGTDELLKINDYPIKYKSDASYALQAKKDSIATITVSRDGVERKFEIPMGDQKMVGVGFGFADKDYLMPERRKREYGIGESISRGVGYGYDKLRDYVTQFKYVFTSKGASQVGGFGAIAGLFPDTWNWLSFWETTAFISIILAFMNILPIPALDGGHVMFLLYEIITGRKPSDKFLEYAQMIGFFLLIALVLYANGNDVYRWITGG; this comes from the coding sequence ATGGATCCATTTTTTGTAAAAGGTGCTCAGCTTTTTCTGAGTCTTTCAATATTAATCGTACTTCACGAGTTTGGTCATTTTATACCGGCCCGTTTATTTAAAATACGTGTAGAGAAATTCTTCCTGTTTTTTGATGTCAAATTTGCCCTGTTTAAAAAACAAATTGGGGAAACAGTTTATGGTATAGGCTGGTTGCCTCTGGGTGGTTATGTAAAAATCGCCGGGATGATAGATGAGAGTATGGATAAGGAGGCTATGGCTCAGGAACCTAAAGAATGGGAATTTCGTTCTAAGCCGGCCTGGCAGCGACTTATCGTTATGATAGGTGGAGTTACCGTAAATATTGTGCTAGGATTCTTTATCTACATAATGATCATTGCAACTTATGGGGATGAGTATTCTACACCAGAAGATTTAAAATACGGCTTTGGTTTCACCCCTACGATGGAGCAGTATGGCTTTGAACAGGGAGACAAAATACTTGCTGTAAATGGTGAAGAATTAGAAGATCAGTTAGCGTTTCCGCAAATGTTAATGATGCGTGATGTTTCTAAAGTTACGGTACTTCACGAAAACGGAAGTCAGGAAGAATTAAGCCTTCCTGATGATATTGGGATGCAGTTGTTTAAATCTGGTGAGATGTTTGGGGTTAACTTTCCGCGTACACCGGTCTATTTAGATTCGGTTTTTGGAGGTGCAGAACAAGCAGGAGTACTGGGGACCGATGAATTATTGAAAATAAATGATTACCCCATAAAATATAAAAGTGATGCGAGTTACGCCTTGCAGGCTAAAAAAGATAGTATCGCAACCATTACCGTTTCTCGGGACGGAGTAGAGCGCAAATTTGAAATCCCTATGGGTGATCAAAAAATGGTAGGAGTAGGTTTTGGCTTTGCAGATAAAGACTATTTAATGCCAGAACGTCGTAAGCGGGAATATGGTATTGGAGAAAGTATTAGTAGAGGTGTAGGTTATGGGTATGATAAATTGAGGGACTATGTAACTCAGTTTAAATATGTGTTTACTTCTAAAGGAGCCTCTCAGGTAGGTGGTTTTGGAGCGATTGCAGGCCTTTTTCCTGACACATGGAACTGGTTGTCCTTTTGGGAAACTACCGCGTTTATATCGATCATACTGGCGTTTATGAATATTTTACCTATACCGGCATTAGATGGTGGGCACGTAATGTTCTTATTGTATGAAATTATTACCGGAAGAAAACCTAGCGACAAATTTTTAGAATATGCGCAAATGATAGGCTTCTTCTTGCTAATTGCCTTAGTATTATATGCTAACGGAAACGATGTGTATCGCTGGATCACGGGTGGATAA
- a CDS encoding metal-dependent transcriptional regulator → MTFSEENYLKSIYALQKDSPKGVSTTVLSQYLETKPASTTEMIKKLNDKDLVNYQPYQGVLLNKKGEEIALRVVRKHRLWETFLVQKLDFSWDEIHDVAEQLEHIKSEKLIRELDRFLGFPKHDPHGDPIPDADGNIIKMEKKRVSQLVPGDVGTCIGVNDTSSSFLQFLDQQNIRLGSVLEILNIQEFDKSMRVRIEERELSLSQIATEHIYVRI, encoded by the coding sequence ATGACTTTTTCTGAAGAAAATTATTTAAAATCGATTTACGCCTTGCAAAAAGATAGTCCTAAGGGTGTGAGTACGACGGTTTTATCTCAGTATTTAGAGACAAAACCGGCATCGACTACAGAAATGATTAAAAAACTAAATGATAAGGATTTAGTGAATTATCAGCCGTATCAAGGAGTGCTTTTAAATAAAAAAGGAGAAGAAATCGCCTTGCGTGTGGTTCGGAAACACCGCCTCTGGGAAACTTTTTTAGTACAGAAATTAGATTTTAGTTGGGATGAGATTCATGACGTGGCAGAGCAGCTTGAACACATAAAATCTGAAAAGTTGATACGAGAACTAGATCGTTTTTTGGGGTTTCCCAAGCACGATCCGCATGGAGATCCCATTCCTGATGCAGATGGAAATATCATAAAAATGGAAAAGAAGCGTGTTTCTCAATTAGTTCCCGGAGATGTGGGAACCTGTATTGGGGTTAATGACACCTCGTCGTCTTTTTTGCAGTTTCTCGATCAGCAAAATATACGGTTAGGGAGCGTTTTAGAAATTTTAAATATTCAGGAGTTTGATAAAAGTATGCGGGTGCGTATAGAGGAGCGTGAATTGTCCTTATCACAAATCGCCACAGAACATATTTATGTGCGTATTTAA
- a CDS encoding lycopene cyclase family protein, which yields MQKTSLHFDYIILGAGLSGLMVAKSLVSDPYFSDKSILLIDKSEKNKNDRTWCFWSENSHNWDAVISKKWNKIRFKGSAFDAEIPLKEYSYNKIEGIDFYNSVFEILRASKQITFKTENFQDLTETKQGVEVTTDQNTYTASKAFSSILPPERLKNQTAFPVLQQHFIGWEVKTQESVFDPEVATFMDFSIKQNGNTRFMYVLPTAKNQALVEYTLFSEHLLPKAEYEAAIEDYMEGLGASQYEVTAVEQGSIPMTAYPFEQHNTKSLMHIGTAGGWTRGSTGYTFSYTVKRTAELIRFLKQESDFRKLSLNDRYRWYDKLFLDVLYRNNDQGAALFTQMFKKNEIAKIFRFLDGTSTVKEDLQIIWSLPKKEFIKSFFGLK from the coding sequence ATGCAAAAGACTTCTTTACATTTTGATTACATCATACTGGGCGCCGGGCTATCTGGATTGATGGTTGCAAAATCATTAGTTAGTGATCCTTACTTTTCAGATAAAAGCATCCTTCTTATTGATAAATCTGAAAAAAATAAGAATGACCGTACCTGGTGTTTTTGGAGTGAAAATTCACATAACTGGGATGCGGTAATTTCTAAAAAATGGAATAAAATACGGTTTAAAGGCAGTGCATTTGATGCTGAAATTCCGCTGAAAGAATACAGTTATAATAAGATTGAAGGCATCGATTTTTACAATTCGGTTTTTGAAATCCTTCGGGCTTCCAAACAAATAACTTTTAAAACTGAAAATTTTCAAGACTTAACCGAAACAAAACAAGGTGTTGAGGTCACTACAGATCAAAATACCTATACGGCTTCTAAAGCGTTTAGCAGTATTCTTCCGCCAGAACGGCTAAAAAATCAAACTGCATTTCCAGTTTTACAACAGCATTTTATAGGCTGGGAAGTAAAAACTCAGGAATCTGTTTTTGATCCTGAAGTTGCCACTTTTATGGATTTTTCTATCAAGCAAAATGGCAATACGCGTTTTATGTATGTGTTGCCTACGGCGAAAAATCAAGCCCTTGTAGAGTACACCCTTTTTTCTGAACATCTTCTGCCCAAAGCAGAATATGAAGCGGCAATAGAAGATTATATGGAAGGTCTGGGCGCGTCACAATATGAAGTCACAGCCGTAGAACAAGGCAGCATCCCGATGACGGCCTATCCGTTTGAACAACACAATACGAAAAGCCTAATGCATATAGGCACAGCAGGCGGTTGGACGCGTGGTAGCACCGGTTATACCTTTAGCTATACCGTGAAAAGAACAGCTGAATTGATTCGCTTTTTAAAGCAAGAAAGTGACTTTAGAAAGCTTTCGCTAAACGATAGATACCGCTGGTATGACAAGCTATTTCTAGATGTTTTGTACCGCAATAATGATCAGGGAGCGGCTCTTTTTACACAGATGTTTAAAAAGAATGAGATTGCTAAAATATTTAGATTTCTGGACGGCACCAGCACCGTAAAAGAAGACTTACAAATCATCTGGAGTCTGCCTAAAAAAGAATTTATAAAGTCTTTTTTTGGGTTGAAATAA